In a genomic window of Sulfuriferula nivalis:
- a CDS encoding O-succinylhomoserine sulfhydrylase: protein MQNEDYDIETLAVRAGITRSQFGEHSEALYLTSSFVFNNAAEAQARFKGEQPGNIYARFTNPTVTMFEQRLAALEGAERCVATASGMAAILATVMGLLKAGDHIIASRSIFGSTVQLFSNIIGRFGVETTYVSPTDISEWQAALRPNTKLFFVESPSNPLTEVSDIRALSALAKQSGVVLAVDNCFCSPALQQPLKLGADIVVHSATKYLDGQGRVLGGAVLGSHQLLEGVYGFLRTAGPTMSAFNAWVFLKGLETLKLRMDAHSASALALATWLEAHPNVARVYYPGLASHPQHELAMRQQRTGGGIVAFEVKGGQPAAWQVIDATKMISITANLGDAKTTITHPTTTTHSRMTPEQRANAGINDGLLRVAVGLESLRDIQNDLARGLDAL from the coding sequence ATGCAAAACGAAGATTACGATATAGAAACTCTGGCAGTACGGGCCGGCATTACGCGTAGCCAGTTTGGTGAGCATAGTGAAGCACTGTATTTGACTTCCAGTTTCGTGTTCAACAATGCGGCCGAAGCTCAAGCTCGGTTTAAGGGTGAGCAGCCCGGGAATATTTATGCGCGTTTTACCAATCCCACCGTCACCATGTTTGAACAGCGGCTGGCCGCATTGGAAGGCGCTGAGCGTTGTGTGGCGACAGCTTCTGGAATGGCGGCGATACTGGCTACGGTAATGGGCTTGCTCAAAGCGGGCGATCACATCATTGCATCGCGCTCCATTTTTGGTTCTACTGTGCAACTGTTCAGTAATATTATCGGGCGCTTTGGTGTGGAAACAACTTATGTTTCGCCGACTGATATCAGTGAATGGCAAGCGGCGTTACGCCCCAACACCAAGCTGTTTTTTGTGGAATCTCCTTCTAACCCACTGACGGAAGTCAGTGATATTCGTGCATTGTCGGCATTGGCGAAACAGTCTGGCGTGGTATTGGCGGTGGATAATTGCTTTTGTTCGCCAGCATTGCAACAGCCATTAAAATTGGGCGCGGATATAGTCGTGCATTCTGCGACCAAATATCTGGATGGGCAAGGTCGTGTACTAGGTGGTGCAGTCTTGGGTAGTCATCAGTTGCTTGAAGGTGTGTACGGTTTTTTACGTACCGCAGGGCCGACTATGAGCGCGTTCAATGCTTGGGTGTTTCTCAAAGGCCTGGAAACGCTGAAACTCCGCATGGATGCACATTCTGCATCGGCGTTAGCTTTGGCTACCTGGCTGGAAGCGCATCCGAATGTGGCACGGGTGTATTACCCTGGCTTGGCTTCTCACCCACAGCATGAATTGGCGATGCGCCAGCAGCGTACAGGTGGCGGCATTGTTGCGTTTGAGGTTAAAGGTGGGCAACCAGCTGCCTGGCAAGTAATTGATGCAACCAAAATGATTTCGATTACTGCTAATCTGGGTGACGCGAAAACCACTATTACCCATCCTACGACGACGACACACAGCCGTATGACGCCAGAGCAGCGGGCGAATGCGGGGATAAATGACGGGTTGTTGCGCGTTGCAGTTGGTCTGGAATCGCTACGTGATATTCAGAATGATTTGGCGCGAGGTCTGGATGCGCTATAA
- a CDS encoding UDP-2,3-diacylglucosamine diphosphatase, translating to MQHSHSLFISDLHLCESRPNINQQFFDFLTQTAIHADALYILGDLFEYWLGDDTLDQPLNQQVATALKQLTATGVKLYFMHGNRDFLIAQDFAVLSGATLLPDPSLIDLYGTPTLLMHGDTLCTDDVKYLAFRNQVRNPVWQHQFLAQPLATRIALAQQARKQSESDKQEKSSEIMDVNDAAVTAVLTEYNYPRLIHGHTHRSAVHNHNIDGHMCQRWVLTDWYEHGGYLRCDNQGCEFTQL from the coding sequence ATGCAGCACTCGCACAGCCTGTTCATCTCGGATTTACACCTGTGCGAGTCACGCCCGAACATCAACCAGCAATTTTTTGATTTCCTGACACAAACTGCAATACACGCCGATGCGCTTTACATACTCGGTGATTTATTTGAATACTGGCTAGGTGATGACACACTAGACCAGCCACTCAACCAGCAAGTAGCCACAGCACTCAAACAACTGACTGCCACAGGCGTAAAACTCTACTTCATGCATGGCAACCGTGACTTCCTGATCGCGCAAGACTTTGCTGTACTCAGCGGTGCAACCCTGCTACCAGACCCCAGTCTGATCGATTTATACGGCACACCGACACTGCTCATGCACGGCGATACCTTATGTACCGATGACGTTAAATATCTTGCTTTCCGCAACCAGGTACGCAACCCAGTCTGGCAGCATCAATTTCTGGCGCAACCACTCGCCACACGCATCGCGCTCGCCCAACAAGCGCGCAAGCAGAGTGAATCTGACAAACAAGAAAAATCCAGTGAAATTATGGATGTAAATGATGCGGCCGTTACCGCTGTGTTAACCGAATACAACTACCCTCGCCTAATCCACGGTCACACCCACCGTAGCGCAGTCCACAACCACAACATAGATGGACATATGTGCCAACGCTGGGTGCTTACCGACTGGTATGAGCATGGCGGTTATTTGCGTTGCGACAACCAGGGTTGCGAATTTACACAGCTTTAA
- a CDS encoding HD-GYP domain-containing protein, which produces MIATELPVADKLLLSDIIGSLSYALDLTEGLPPGHCLRSCWVGMHVGQQYGMDQSALSHLYYTILLKDAGCSSNAARLFEIYETDDRTVKNDFKQVDTESLFQLGKFVMSHVGVGKSLHERVSKMLALVERGEEFAQELVSTRCERGADIARQLGFDEEVALGVRYLDEHWNGKGKPFGLVGEAIPANARIALLSQVIEVFYAADGMDFAVAEVNKRSGTWFDPALVEAFNIARQQDGFWHGFACDDLQDKVCQLEPHSKVIEIDEDRLDTIAEAFAKVVDAKSPYTYGHSSRVAAYTLAVAKRMGIRPARQKWLYRAALLHDIGKLGVSNGVLDKPGKLDEDEWAQVKAHAFYSEQILSRLNVFAELAQVAAAHHERLDGKGYPHGISADKITLETRIITVADIFDAITANRPYRGPIPVPDAIAIMEKERGTAIDSDCLDALIRALPDLALQGYVELPAGFTI; this is translated from the coding sequence ATGATAGCAACTGAATTACCAGTGGCAGATAAATTATTACTATCCGATATTATTGGTTCGCTCAGCTATGCACTGGATTTAACCGAAGGTTTGCCACCAGGACATTGCTTGCGTAGTTGCTGGGTTGGTATGCATGTCGGGCAACAATACGGCATGGATCAAAGTGCGCTTTCGCATTTGTATTACACCATCTTACTCAAGGATGCGGGGTGCAGTAGTAATGCAGCGCGCCTGTTTGAAATCTATGAAACCGATGATCGCACGGTAAAAAATGATTTTAAGCAGGTCGATACCGAGAGTCTGTTTCAGTTGGGTAAATTTGTGATGTCCCACGTTGGCGTGGGTAAATCTTTGCATGAACGTGTGAGTAAAATGCTGGCGCTGGTAGAGCGCGGCGAGGAGTTTGCTCAGGAGTTGGTATCTACCCGTTGTGAACGCGGTGCAGATATTGCGCGGCAGTTGGGGTTTGATGAAGAAGTCGCGCTTGGTGTGCGCTACCTTGATGAACACTGGAACGGTAAGGGCAAGCCTTTTGGACTGGTTGGTGAAGCAATACCTGCGAATGCAAGAATTGCCCTGTTATCTCAAGTCATAGAAGTGTTTTATGCGGCCGACGGGATGGATTTTGCGGTTGCTGAAGTCAATAAACGTTCTGGTACCTGGTTTGATCCGGCGTTGGTCGAGGCGTTTAATATTGCTCGGCAACAAGATGGTTTCTGGCATGGTTTTGCTTGTGATGATTTACAGGACAAGGTCTGCCAATTAGAGCCTCACTCCAAGGTAATAGAGATAGACGAAGACAGGCTGGATACCATAGCCGAGGCTTTTGCTAAAGTGGTCGATGCGAAAAGTCCATACACTTATGGGCATAGCAGCAGAGTGGCCGCTTACACCTTGGCGGTGGCGAAGCGTATGGGGATACGGCCTGCCAGACAGAAATGGCTATACCGCGCCGCATTGCTGCATGATATAGGCAAGCTCGGCGTGAGTAATGGCGTGCTGGATAAGCCGGGCAAGCTTGATGAGGATGAATGGGCGCAAGTCAAGGCACATGCGTTTTATTCCGAGCAGATTTTGTCGCGGTTGAATGTGTTTGCTGAGCTGGCACAAGTGGCCGCTGCGCACCATGAGCGTCTGGATGGTAAAGGTTATCCGCATGGAATTAGTGCGGACAAGATTACGCTGGAAACACGTATTATTACTGTGGCAGATATTTTTGACGCAATTACTGCCAATCGACCCTATCGCGGTCCCATCCCGGTGCCTGACGCAATAGCGATTATGGAAAAAGAGCGCGGTACAGCGATAGACAGTGATTGTCTGGATGCGTTAATACGGGCATTACCTGATTTGGCTTTACAAGGTTATGTGGAATTGCCTGCGGGTTTTACAATTTAG
- the cysS gene encoding cysteine--tRNA ligase: protein MLTIYNTLGREKQPFVAITPGQVRLYVCGMTVYDYCHLGHARVMVAFDVVTRWLRASGYAVEYVRNITDIDDKIIKRAAENNETTTALTSRFITAMNEDAAALGVLPPTHEPRATEFVAPMQAMISTLIERGLAYAADNGDVYYIVHNFVGYGKLSGKSLDELRAGERVEIDQHKRDPLDFVLWKAAKPGEPAWASPWGEGRPGWHIECSAMSEHYLSNHFDIHGGGQDLQFPHHENEIAQSEGAHGCTMANYWMHNGFVRVDNEKMSKSLGNFFTIREVLEKYDAETLRFFIVRAHYRSPLNYSDHHLDDAKQALNRLYTALREVPATVSSIDWTQPQAASFKAAMDDDFNTPEAVAVLFDLANETNKTKSAQTASLLKSLGGLLGLLQNDAVSHLQGATSAVDAEQIEQLIADRVAARKAKNFAEGDRIRQQLLEMGIVLEDTAQGTIWRQS, encoded by the coding sequence ATGCTAACAATTTATAATACTTTAGGCCGAGAAAAACAGCCCTTCGTAGCAATTACCCCTGGGCAAGTTCGTTTGTACGTGTGTGGGATGACGGTGTATGACTATTGCCATTTGGGTCATGCGCGTGTCATGGTGGCATTTGACGTGGTCACGCGCTGGTTGCGGGCATCGGGTTATGCCGTGGAGTATGTGCGCAATATTACGGATATTGATGACAAAATCATCAAGCGTGCTGCCGAAAACAATGAAACTACCACCGCATTGACCAGCCGTTTTATCACTGCGATGAATGAAGATGCAGCGGCTTTGGGTGTGTTACCACCCACCCATGAGCCACGTGCTACAGAATTCGTTGCGCCTATGCAAGCGATGATTAGCACATTGATAGAGCGTGGGTTAGCCTATGCTGCTGACAACGGTGATGTGTATTACATCGTGCATAACTTCGTGGGTTACGGCAAGCTGTCAGGTAAATCGCTGGATGAGTTGCGAGCAGGCGAGCGGGTAGAAATTGACCAGCATAAGCGTGACCCACTGGATTTTGTATTATGGAAGGCAGCTAAGCCTGGCGAACCTGCATGGGCCTCGCCTTGGGGTGAGGGGCGACCTGGATGGCATATCGAATGTTCGGCTATGAGTGAGCATTATTTGTCTAACCACTTTGATATACATGGTGGCGGTCAAGATTTGCAATTTCCTCACCATGAAAACGAAATTGCCCAATCTGAAGGTGCGCATGGGTGCACCATGGCGAATTATTGGATGCACAATGGCTTTGTGCGCGTTGATAATGAAAAAATGTCCAAGTCGCTGGGGAATTTTTTCACCATACGTGAAGTGCTGGAAAAGTATGATGCAGAAACGCTACGCTTTTTCATCGTTCGTGCGCATTATCGCAGCCCCTTGAATTATTCTGATCACCATCTGGATGATGCCAAACAAGCGCTTAACCGGCTCTATACCGCGTTGCGTGAAGTTCCTGCTACCGTGAGCAGTATAGATTGGACTCAGCCTCAGGCCGCAAGTTTTAAAGCGGCAATGGATGATGACTTTAATACGCCAGAGGCTGTTGCGGTATTGTTTGACTTGGCGAATGAAACCAATAAAACCAAATCAGCTCAAACAGCTAGTCTGTTAAAAAGCCTGGGCGGTTTGCTGGGCTTGTTGCAAAATGATGCAGTCAGTCATTTGCAGGGGGCAACTAGTGCGGTGGATGCTGAACAAATTGAGCAGTTGATAGCGGATAGGGTTGCAGCGCGTAAAGCCAAAAACTTTGCTGAAGGTGATCGCATACGTCAGCAGTTGTTAGAGATGGGTATCGTGCTGGAAGATACGGCACAGGGTACGATTTGGAGACAAAGCTAG
- a CDS encoding SPOR domain-containing protein: MAIQATSEEQLKFKKRARQRLLGAGALLLTAAIVLPLVLDATPRQQNADVVIDMVNPVASKLAEPVVPPVPAKTEAAVSSIADAAETPSTTPQNNSEDKITEVNSASEKIAKDVVQPAELKANANPKVVPVIESKPESKVEAKPVVKVEVKEVVKPKQEIKKPEVKVEAKAVAKVEPKVVAKTEPKPSAEIPTAKAPVSSQHFVVQLGAFSNAENVQQLRDRLSAVGVVTYTEKLPSGATRVRVGPYTDKAQADKVLAKINAAGVQAQVVPLK; encoded by the coding sequence ATGGCCATACAAGCCACCTCTGAAGAACAGCTGAAATTTAAAAAACGTGCGCGCCAGCGTTTGCTAGGTGCGGGTGCGTTATTGCTGACGGCTGCGATAGTCTTGCCTTTAGTGCTGGATGCGACACCACGACAGCAAAATGCCGATGTCGTTATTGATATGGTGAACCCAGTCGCATCTAAGTTAGCCGAGCCAGTAGTGCCGCCGGTGCCTGCTAAAACTGAGGCTGCCGTATCATCTATCGCTGATGCAGCGGAAACACCATCGACCACGCCACAGAATAATTCAGAAGATAAAATTACCGAGGTTAATTCAGCCTCTGAAAAAATCGCTAAGGATGTCGTGCAACCAGCCGAACTTAAAGCTAACGCAAATCCAAAAGTGGTTCCAGTTATCGAGTCTAAACCCGAATCTAAGGTTGAAGCTAAACCTGTTGTCAAAGTTGAGGTTAAAGAAGTAGTCAAACCTAAACAGGAAATTAAAAAACCTGAAGTGAAAGTTGAAGCCAAGGCTGTGGCTAAAGTTGAGCCTAAAGTTGTTGCAAAAACCGAACCTAAGCCATCTGCTGAGATACCTACTGCTAAAGCTCCTGTCAGTTCCCAACATTTTGTTGTCCAATTAGGTGCGTTTAGTAATGCCGAGAATGTGCAACAGTTGCGTGACCGTTTAAGTGCAGTCGGAGTGGTTACTTATACGGAAAAACTGCCTAGCGGTGCAACGCGTGTGCGTGTCGGTCCATACACGGATAAAGCGCAGGCTGATAAAGTGCTCGCTAAAATTAATGCGGCAGGTGTACAAGCGCAAGTTGTTCCACTGAAATAA
- the purF gene encoding amidophosphoribosyltransferase, translating to MCGIIGIVSHSPVNQLLYDGLLVLQHRGQDAAGIVTAEGNVFHMHKANGLVRDVFRTRDMRNLLGNSGIGHVRYPTAGNAASTAEAQPFYVNSPYGIVLAHNGNLTNTDQLKEDLFRLDLRHVNTSSDSEVLLNVLAHELVEVGSTQQLSVDRIFKAVSGVHRRCRGAYAVVAMIAGHGLLAFRDPYGIRPLIIGSRQSADGVEYMLASESVAIDSLDFKVLRDVAPGEAIYIDETGKMHSHQCADNPQYFPCIFEYVYLARPDSVIDGVSVYETRLRMGEQLAEKIRQQWAHLHIDVVIPIPDTSRPSALQLANALGLSYREGFIKNRYIGRTFIMPGQAMRKKSVRQKLNAIGMEFKDKNVLLVDDSIVRGTTSREIVQMARDAGARQVFFASAAPPVRFPNVYGIDMPTRQELLATGRTDEQIAREIGADALVYQDIDALIEAVREINPALVHFDTSCFNGNYVTGDITPEYLDIIESMRCGSDIKVKSSSLQLDLNLARGT from the coding sequence ATGTGCGGCATAATCGGCATCGTCTCTCACTCACCCGTCAATCAGTTACTCTATGATGGTTTATTGGTTTTGCAACATCGTGGGCAAGATGCAGCGGGGATAGTGACAGCTGAGGGTAACGTGTTTCATATGCATAAAGCCAATGGCTTGGTGCGTGACGTATTCCGTACGCGTGACATGCGTAATCTGCTGGGGAATTCTGGTATCGGGCATGTGCGCTACCCAACTGCAGGTAATGCAGCCTCTACCGCCGAAGCGCAGCCTTTCTATGTGAACTCACCCTATGGCATCGTGTTGGCACATAATGGTAATCTGACCAATACTGACCAGCTCAAAGAAGACTTATTCCGTCTGGATTTGCGCCACGTCAATACCAGTTCGGACTCAGAAGTTTTATTGAATGTGTTGGCACATGAGCTGGTAGAAGTCGGCAGTACTCAGCAGTTGAGTGTGGATCGTATTTTCAAGGCAGTGAGTGGTGTACATAGACGTTGCCGTGGCGCTTATGCCGTGGTGGCAATGATAGCAGGTCATGGTTTATTGGCATTTCGTGATCCATACGGTATTCGTCCCTTGATTATCGGTAGCCGTCAGTCTGCAGACGGTGTTGAGTACATGCTCGCATCGGAAAGTGTGGCGATAGATTCGCTGGACTTTAAAGTGCTGCGTGATGTCGCGCCAGGTGAAGCAATTTATATTGATGAAACTGGAAAAATGCACAGCCATCAATGTGCGGATAATCCACAGTATTTCCCCTGTATTTTTGAATACGTTTATTTAGCGCGTCCTGATTCAGTGATAGATGGCGTTTCCGTATATGAAACCCGTCTGCGTATGGGCGAACAGCTGGCTGAAAAAATCCGTCAGCAATGGGCGCACCTGCATATCGACGTGGTTATCCCGATACCTGACACCAGCCGTCCCAGCGCATTGCAGCTGGCTAATGCACTGGGCTTGTCTTATCGCGAAGGCTTTATCAAGAACCGCTATATTGGCCGTACTTTTATCATGCCAGGACAGGCCATGCGTAAGAAGTCCGTACGCCAGAAGCTCAATGCGATTGGCATGGAATTTAAAGATAAAAATGTGCTGCTGGTCGATGATTCTATCGTGCGTGGTACCACCAGTCGTGAAATCGTACAAATGGCGCGTGATGCGGGTGCACGTCAGGTATTCTTTGCTTCTGCTGCGCCTCCTGTGCGCTTCCCTAACGTCTATGGTATCGACATGCCTACACGTCAGGAATTGCTGGCTACAGGTCGTACTGATGAGCAAATCGCTCGCGAAATCGGTGCAGATGCGCTGGTTTATCAGGATATAGATGCGCTGATTGAAGCTGTGCGTGAGATTAATCCTGCGCTAGTGCATTTTGATACATCGTGTTTTAACGGTAATTATGTGACAGGTGATATTACTCCGGAATATCTGGACATTATCGAATCCATGCGCTGTGGTTCGGATATAAAAGTGAAGTCGTCCTCATTGCAGCTGGACTTGAATCTGGCGCGTGGGACGTAA
- a CDS encoding peptidylprolyl isomerase, which translates to MVKLHTNYGVITLEMNAEKAPKTVANFLEYVNSGFYSNTIFHRVIDGFMIQGGGFEPGMKQKETNAEIENEAANGLTNDAYTVAMARTPNPHSASSQFFINVKNNSFLNFSAPTAQGYGYCVFAKVVEGQDVIDTIKKVKTGNKAGHQDVPVEDVIIERAEVV; encoded by the coding sequence ATGGTCAAATTACATACCAACTACGGCGTTATCACTTTGGAAATGAATGCTGAAAAAGCGCCTAAGACAGTAGCTAACTTTTTGGAATATGTGAATAGCGGTTTCTATAGCAACACCATATTCCATCGCGTCATCGATGGTTTTATGATACAAGGTGGTGGTTTCGAACCAGGCATGAAGCAAAAAGAAACCAATGCCGAGATCGAAAACGAAGCTGCTAACGGTTTAACTAATGATGCCTACACTGTCGCCATGGCACGCACACCTAACCCGCATTCAGCTTCATCACAGTTTTTCATTAACGTTAAAAATAACAGTTTCCTGAATTTCAGCGCGCCTACTGCACAAGGCTACGGCTACTGCGTATTCGCCAAAGTGGTTGAAGGTCAGGATGTCATCGACACCATCAAAAAAGTAAAAACTGGCAACAAAGCTGGTCATCAAGATGTGCCAGTCGAAGACGTGATCATCGAACGCGCTGAAGTCGTTTAA
- a CDS encoding YccF domain-containing protein, which yields MKTLGNILWFVLGGALMGLGWWFAGILALITIVGIPWAKACFVIGQFAFFPFGKEVVSRKMLTGKDDIGTGTLGLLGNVVWFVFVGIWLAIGHVMSALACFITIIGIPFGIQHLKLAIIALAPIGMTVVAKD from the coding sequence ATGAAGACTTTAGGAAATATACTGTGGTTTGTACTCGGTGGAGCGCTGATGGGACTGGGCTGGTGGTTCGCTGGGATATTGGCTTTGATTACCATCGTCGGCATACCCTGGGCAAAAGCTTGTTTCGTAATAGGACAATTTGCATTTTTTCCGTTTGGTAAAGAAGTCGTTAGCAGGAAAATGCTGACCGGGAAGGATGATATCGGCACTGGTACATTAGGCTTGCTGGGGAATGTTGTCTGGTTTGTGTTTGTGGGTATATGGCTGGCGATAGGGCATGTGATGTCTGCGCTAGCCTGTTTTATCACCATTATTGGCATACCTTTTGGCATACAGCATTTGAAGCTGGCAATAATAGCATTGGCACCGATAGGGATGACGGTCGTTGCCAAGGATTAA
- a CDS encoding nuclear transport factor 2 family protein: MKRTSLLALLFLAFTSHAGLSLAATSSEYQEINSLFKQGQYDNALTRANAYIAKNPQDAQTRFLKGLILTEQNKSAEAIKVFTGLTEDFPELPEPYNNLAVLYAAQGQYDKAKNALEMAIRTHPSYATAHENLGDIYAKMASQAYDKALQLDNKNATAQTKLALIKELFSNRNTSVASASKSTATPVVAAPVAAAPVSKPTDTKPNVAAADNTDISDAVQAWATAWTNQNVKAYLASYAPKFKTPNGESRSAWENSRRERITAPKKIVVSLSDINVTNVTGDLAAVSFKQTYQSDRLKSNTHKIMALAKVNGKWLITEERSR, encoded by the coding sequence ATGAAACGCACTTCCCTTTTAGCCCTGCTGTTCTTAGCCTTTACTAGCCATGCAGGATTAAGTCTTGCGGCAACGAGTTCCGAATACCAAGAAATCAACAGCTTGTTCAAACAAGGGCAATATGACAACGCACTCACTCGTGCTAATGCATACATTGCAAAAAATCCACAAGATGCACAAACCCGTTTTCTCAAAGGCTTAATTTTAACCGAGCAAAACAAATCAGCGGAAGCGATTAAGGTTTTTACAGGCCTGACTGAAGATTTTCCAGAACTGCCAGAACCCTACAACAACTTAGCGGTACTGTATGCAGCACAAGGCCAATATGACAAAGCCAAAAATGCGCTGGAAATGGCTATTCGCACCCACCCCAGCTATGCTACCGCGCACGAAAATCTGGGCGACATCTACGCAAAAATGGCATCACAGGCATATGACAAAGCGCTGCAACTGGATAATAAAAATGCCACTGCTCAAACTAAACTGGCATTGATCAAAGAACTATTTAGTAACCGCAATACCTCGGTGGCCAGCGCATCCAAATCAACTGCAACACCAGTTGTAGCAGCACCGGTTGCAGCAGCACCTGTCAGCAAGCCTACCGATACCAAACCAAACGTGGCTGCGGCGGACAATACCGATATCAGTGATGCCGTACAAGCTTGGGCGACAGCCTGGACTAACCAGAATGTTAAAGCTTACCTTGCCAGCTACGCGCCAAAATTCAAAACACCCAATGGCGAATCACGCAGCGCTTGGGAAAACAGCCGACGCGAACGCATTACCGCACCGAAAAAGATTGTGGTTAGCCTATCGGATATCAACGTAACTAATGTTACTGGTGATTTGGCAGCTGTCAGCTTCAAACAAACCTATCAATCAGACCGACTCAAATCGAACACACATAAAATCATGGCATTAGCCAAGGTAAACGGGAAATGGTTAATTACTGAGGAACGTTCACGTTAA
- a CDS encoding CvpA family protein, whose translation MNSVDWGILLVLFLSMLLGLVRGGVKEILSLLAWILAFIMAKYFAESAAVYMPAFITTPAIRYLGGFVLVFIAVMALSMLLTLLLAESLKAAGLGLFDRLLGFIFGAIRGLFIVTTMVLLAGLTALPKIELWQQSYFVPIFVKLAVISTPWLPDGLVKYIHF comes from the coding sequence ATGAATAGTGTGGACTGGGGCATCTTGCTGGTGTTGTTCCTGTCTATGCTGCTGGGTCTGGTTCGTGGTGGCGTCAAAGAAATATTGTCGTTATTGGCGTGGATATTAGCTTTCATAATGGCGAAATATTTCGCTGAAAGCGCGGCGGTGTATATGCCGGCATTTATTACCACACCTGCAATTCGTTATTTAGGTGGATTCGTGCTGGTGTTTATTGCCGTGATGGCACTATCCATGTTGTTGACGCTGCTATTGGCAGAGTCACTTAAAGCGGCAGGGTTAGGTCTGTTTGACAGGCTGTTGGGATTCATATTTGGGGCAATACGTGGATTGTTTATAGTGACAACCATGGTGCTGCTGGCGGGTTTGACTGCTTTGCCAAAAATTGAATTGTGGCAGCAGTCTTATTTCGTACCGATATTTGTAAAGTTGGCAGTCATATCCACGCCTTGGCTGCCTGATGGTTTGGTTAAATATATACACTTTTAG
- a CDS encoding L,D-transpeptidase family protein, producing MTKTRVTITAVCLLASTSTYSSEQIAMAGPIFDSAPVHHYVPLKNQVDNLLAEALLSIQENRLDIALKQIESLLRLHPDYRLAQLIHGDLLTARIQPLTNFGNSKVVTPAIADLRDEARARLSSYLDRPSVGMVPQQLLQLDPSIPTAVVVDTDKSRLYVFKNQHGVLQNVADYYVTIGKNGVDKTREGDNRTPLGVYYITHKLEGNKLPDLYGNFALTLNFPNDWDEKLGSFGHGIWLHGTTSATYSRPPKASSGCVVLTNNDLVELGKYITPSLTPVVIADHIKWVPARSAESSKDELMKQVETWRHDWESRDTDRYIKHYAANFTANKIKFSDWANAKRRVNQGKTWIKVALSRVSIFEYPGQKNMYMVSFEQDYRSNNLDNVMHKRQYWVNQNGNWKIVAENGA from the coding sequence ATGACCAAAACACGCGTTACCATCACTGCTGTTTGTTTGCTGGCTTCGACTAGCACGTATAGCAGTGAACAAATCGCAATGGCAGGCCCGATATTTGATAGCGCACCTGTCCATCATTATGTGCCACTCAAAAATCAAGTTGATAATTTATTAGCCGAAGCACTCCTGTCCATACAGGAAAATCGACTGGACATCGCACTCAAGCAAATCGAAAGTTTGTTGCGCTTGCATCCAGATTATCGTCTTGCGCAACTCATACATGGCGACTTACTGACAGCACGAATACAACCCCTCACTAATTTCGGCAACAGCAAAGTTGTCACTCCTGCCATCGCAGATTTGCGTGATGAAGCGCGTGCGCGTCTCTCCAGCTACCTCGACAGACCCAGCGTAGGGATGGTCCCACAACAGTTGTTACAACTCGACCCCAGCATTCCCACTGCCGTCGTTGTCGACACTGACAAATCACGTTTATATGTATTCAAGAATCAACACGGTGTATTGCAAAACGTTGCTGATTACTATGTCACTATCGGTAAAAACGGGGTAGATAAAACGCGGGAAGGCGACAATCGCACACCACTCGGCGTGTATTACATCACCCACAAACTTGAAGGCAACAAACTCCCTGATTTGTATGGCAATTTTGCACTTACACTAAACTTCCCTAATGACTGGGATGAAAAACTAGGCTCATTTGGTCATGGTATCTGGCTACACGGCACCACCAGTGCAACCTACAGCCGCCCACCCAAAGCCAGCAGTGGTTGTGTAGTGCTTACCAATAACGACTTGGTCGAGCTTGGAAAATACATTACACCCAGCCTCACTCCCGTTGTTATTGCTGACCATATTAAATGGGTACCTGCACGCAGTGCAGAATCCAGCAAAGATGAATTAATGAAGCAAGTAGAAACCTGGCGACACGACTGGGAAAGCCGCGATACCGATCGCTATATCAAGCACTACGCGGCCAACTTTACTGCAAACAAGATCAAATTCAGCGATTGGGCAAATGCTAAGCGTCGCGTTAATCAAGGCAAGACCTGGATTAAGGTAGCACTTTCACGCGTCAGCATCTTTGAATACCCTGGCCAGAAAAATATGTATATGGTCAGTTTTGAACAAGACTACCGCAGCAACAATCTGGATAATGTCATGCATAAACGACAATACTGGGTTAATCAAAATGGCAACTGGAAAATCGTCGCAGAAAACGGCGCATAA